TGTGAACAACTGGGATAATAACGGCAGCTTCCAGGCAGTAAAGGAGATATAATTTTTTGGTAGCTTTTTAATATATAAATTAGTATATTTACCACCATTATTTTAAACATCCTGCTAAACTAAAAAATTTTTCTACACATCTTCGCGTAAGAGTTGTGCTTTAGAAAATAACTGCAGTATTTCATTTTCGACCAACCGGTACTTAATTCCTCTAATTTTTGGGCGAGCTATAAAAATTAAATTATAACCGGGGAGCAGTTTATCTTTGTGCAAACGGCAGCATTCTCTTAAAATTCTTCTTATTCTGTTTCTTACTACTGCTTTGCCTATCTTTTTGGAAATAGAAAAACCAAACTTATTGACTTCTAAGCCATTTTCGAGATAGTACAAGACCACATATTGCCCGGCTACTGATTTACCTTTATTATAAGTAATTTTAAAGTCTTTTTGATGTTTCAAACGGTAAGGCTTGCTTAACAAAAAAATACCCCCGTCTTTATCTTCCATAAAAAAATAGTATAGACAAAATTAGCTAACTCTAACCGCCGACATAATGCAAAAAGGCCACTTGAGCGGCCTTATGCGGTAAGTCTTTTTCTTCCTTTTTGACGTCTTCTCCTCAGAACGTTTCTACCACCAGGGGTACTTGTTCTGCTTAGAAAACCATGTACTTTTTTATGTTTTCTGTTTTTAGGTTGGTAAGTCCTTTTCATGCTCTTTCCCCCCAATCAACCTAACAGCAATTTCCAATTTACGAAACACACATCAAAATTATAGCCATTTTAATTACTACTGTCAAGAAAAACCAAGCAATTTCTAGCCCTTTAGCATCGAACCTAGTGACCATATCCTTAGTCTTTGACAGCGGCTTACGACGAGTCATTAGTCACGAGTTTTAGTCCTTAGCGACGGTCTTTGGCTGAGTCCCCAGTCCTCAGTCCCTAGTCCCCAGTTTTAAGCGGAATTACTGGTAACTGATGACTGGTGACTATTATACTAAGGACTAATGACTTAACCGTAGGTATACTTGCGACTAACGACGGCGTTAGCCCGCCGGTTTGTCGCAAAGAATTAATGTAACAGTTATCCACAGCTGTGGGTTATTTGAACTGTTTATAACCTTATTTTTGGGGAAAAGATTATTGATGTTGTGGATAATTTCTGTTATGATAAGAAATGCAAATTTTACTAATTACTTAATTACTTTTTTTACTTTCCAAATAAACATACATAAGCTCAGGTGAGTTTAGGCCTAATAGAGAGGCTAATGATTTTTCTACTCCCGCGCCAAGACTTGGCGTTAGCCAAGTTTCTTTGTTTTTTTCTAAAGCTTTTCTACAATTTTTCATTTTTTTATAAGGTAAGTGCACATCAAAAAAGCGTTATCCCAATTTAAAGTTAGTTGTGCATAGATTGGTGATAACTTTCTTTTTGTCGTAGTACTTTAATGTCTATCCACAAGTTTTCCGCTTTCGGCTTGTGGATAACTAGTCTTTAAAACCATAGGGGGTAAGTTTTTCATGTTGTCTGCAGAATTAGATGAGATTTGGAGCCGCACTCTGGATATCCTGGAAAATGAGTTGAGCCGGCCAAGTTTTGAAACCTGGTTAAAATCAACCAGGCTCCTTAACTTCGATGGCCTGACCATGCTAATCGGCGTTCCTAACGAGTTTGCAAAGGATTGGCTGGAAACCCGTTATTATAATATGATCAAGAATACAATTCAATTAATCATAGATCAGGATGTAAACTTAAGCTTTGTTCTGCCTTCAACCAAAGAATATATGTTATACAGCAAGCGAACGGAAAACAAACCGCATGCGGTTCCGCATATTCAGACAACCGGTTCTGAAGAAACGCCCCACTTAAACAGTAAGTATACTTTTGATACTTTTGTCATTGGAAACAGCAACCGGTTCGCTCATGCAGCCTCGCTGGCAGTAGCAGAAACACCTGCCAAAACCTACAATCCTTTATTTATCTATGGCGGAGTTGGTTTAGGCAAAACTCATCTGATGCACGCCATAGGCCATTACGTAATAGAACACAATAAAAAAGCAAGAGTCCTCTATGTTTCTTCTGAAAAGTTTACCAATGAACTGATAAATTCCATTCAAGACGGCAAAACTGTTGAGTTCAGAAATAAATACCGTAACATAGACGTTCTGCTAATTGACGACATTCAGTTCCTGGCAAAAAAAGAGAGGACCCAGGAAGAATTTTTCCATACATTTAATGCCCTGCATGAAGCCAACAAACAAATTGTAATTTCCAGCGACAGGCCCCCAAAAGAGATTCCCACTTTGGAAGACCGTTTGCGGTCGCGCTTTGAATGGGGGTTAATCACCGATATACAACCCCCTGACCTGGAAACGAGAATAGCAATTTTGCGTAAAAAAGCCAGTCTGGAAGGTTTGGAAATGCCTGATGAAGCAATGATGACTATAGCCAATAAGATCCAATCCAATATCAGGGAACTGGAAGGTGCTCTAATCCGAGTAGCTGCGTACGCTTCAATCAGCAAAAGGACCATTACCGCTGAAATAGTTGAAGAAGCTTTAAAAGATCTGGTGCCGACCGCTAAACCTCCGGAAATCACCATCTCCAGAATTCAAGAAAAAGTAGCTAAGCACTTTAACTTGAGGGTTGAGGAATTTAAAGCAAAGAAAAGAACCAGAAGCGTTGCTTTTCCCAGGCAAATTGCCATGTACTTAGCCAGGGAGCTAACCGACTTATCTTTACCCAGGATTGGGGAGGAATTTGGGGGCAGGGATCACACCACGGTTCTTCATGCCTGGGATAAAATATCCTCTGATTTAAGGGCCGATGGAAACTTGCAGCAAATTATCGACCAGATTACTGAAGCAATTAAATCACCCAACTAGAGAAGTATTTAAATTTAGCTTGCTAAAATTATGTGCATAAATTTGCGGTTTAATCCACAGCTATATACACAACATAAATCCTTTCAATTAGCCAGATGACGTTGACTTATACACATTTACACAGCGCTTATTACTACATCTACTAGCTAAATATAGATGTAAATAATCATTTACGACATGACCTCACAAACAAAATTTGTAGGAGGACAATAATGAAAATCTTAGTAAATCAGGATGAACTGCTGGCAGGATTACAAACAGTGCAACGGGCAATCTCCAGTAAAAGTACATTACCAATTTTAAGTGGTATTTATTTAGCTGCAGAAAACGATATACTGCGCCTGAGGGCTACAGATTTAGAAATTGGCATTGAATGCACCATTCCGGTGCAAGTAATTGAAGAAGGCGCAACTGTTTTGCCTGCAAAATATTTTGTGGAAATAGTAAAAAGGTTGCCTGATCTGGTTATTACTGTGGAAACTGATGAAAACTCAAATTTAGTAACAATTACTTATGGTTCTTCCCAAGTGCAATTAAACACCTTTGATGCCCGGGAATTTCCCTTGCTGCCTGAAATTACCGGACAGCATACTTTCAAAATTAATTGTGATCTGTTAGTAAATGCTATTAAGCACGTTTCCATAGCTGCATCTACGGATCCAACCAGGCCTATTTTTACAGGCATACTAATGGAAGTGGAGGCAGGCAACACCATTAATTTAGTGGCAACAGATACCCATCGTTTGGCTTACCGTCAGCTTAAATTGACAGGACCGGCTAATCCAGAGCATAATTTTGCAGTGATTATTCCCAGCCGTTCCTTGAATGAGCTTAGCAGGA
This region of Zhaonella formicivorans genomic DNA includes:
- the rnpA gene encoding ribonuclease P protein component, which translates into the protein MLSKPYRLKHQKDFKITYNKGKSVAGQYVVLYYLENGLEVNKFGFSISKKIGKAVVRNRIRRILRECCRLHKDKLLPGYNLIFIARPKIRGIKYRLVENEILQLFSKAQLLREDV
- the dnaA gene encoding chromosomal replication initiator protein DnaA; protein product: MLSAELDEIWSRTLDILENELSRPSFETWLKSTRLLNFDGLTMLIGVPNEFAKDWLETRYYNMIKNTIQLIIDQDVNLSFVLPSTKEYMLYSKRTENKPHAVPHIQTTGSEETPHLNSKYTFDTFVIGNSNRFAHAASLAVAETPAKTYNPLFIYGGVGLGKTHLMHAIGHYVIEHNKKARVLYVSSEKFTNELINSIQDGKTVEFRNKYRNIDVLLIDDIQFLAKKERTQEEFFHTFNALHEANKQIVISSDRPPKEIPTLEDRLRSRFEWGLITDIQPPDLETRIAILRKKASLEGLEMPDEAMMTIANKIQSNIRELEGALIRVAAYASISKRTITAEIVEEALKDLVPTAKPPEITISRIQEKVAKHFNLRVEEFKAKKRTRSVAFPRQIAMYLARELTDLSLPRIGEEFGGRDHTTVLHAWDKISSDLRADGNLQQIIDQITEAIKSPN
- the rpmH gene encoding 50S ribosomal protein L34 — its product is MKRTYQPKNRKHKKVHGFLSRTSTPGGRNVLRRRRQKGRKRLTA
- the dnaN gene encoding DNA polymerase III subunit beta, which translates into the protein MKILVNQDELLAGLQTVQRAISSKSTLPILSGIYLAAENDILRLRATDLEIGIECTIPVQVIEEGATVLPAKYFVEIVKRLPDLVITVETDENSNLVTITYGSSQVQLNTFDAREFPLLPEITGQHTFKINCDLLVNAIKHVSIAASTDPTRPIFTGILMEVEAGNTINLVATDTHRLAYRQLKLTGPANPEHNFAVIIPSRSLNELSRIFRPEDNLLEVRVANNQVMFKADSIMLVSRLIEGQFPNYQQVIPQEYSSRVRILSKGFCDSLERAALLSKDDLKTRSNVIKLDIQGNNLTITSKSAEIGNIHEEIQVYLEGEEAEIAFNARYLIDVLRVIDQEEIFLDLTGSLSPGIIRPADSNNTLFLVLPIRLT